In Chitinophagaceae bacterium, the genomic window ATCAGCAGCAAAAGGATAATCATTCCACCAATTTGTGCATACTCTAAAAATTTATCGCTGGGTTTACGGCCGGTAACCATTTCAATAAGTGTAAATAATACATGGCCGCCATCGAGTGCTGGAATGGGCAATAAATTCATAAATGCCAGAACAATGGAAAAGAATGCCGTAATGGTCCAAAAATGTTCCCAATCCCAGGTATCGCCGCTAAATACGGAACCCATGGCTTTAAAACCACCCACACCTTTATAAGCGCCGGTTGATGGTGAAAGTATTTTTTTAAACTGATCAATATAAAAAACCAATTCCTCACCTGCCCGTCGAACGCCTGCAGGCAAGGATTCAAAAAAACCATATTTACGAACTGAATATTTTAATATGCCCAGGCTGTCCATTTGCTCTACAAAGGCAATACCTGCAAAACCAATTTTGCCTTCATTAGAAATTTTAGCAGGGATGCTTACGTTACTTCCAGCCCGGTTTACCTGTAAAACAACTTGTGTACTTTTATGAGTTGCGGCAATGTTCCTAAGCTCATCCATATATTGTGCCGGTATGCTGTCAATAGCCGTTATGTAATCGCCTTTGCGTAGCCCGGCCTTATACACCATACTGGTATCGTTTACTTCGGTTACTAAAGAAGGAACCCTTGGACTTATGAGCGGCCCATCGCTTTTTTTTCTTTTTTCTACCAGTTGACCAATTAAATCCTGTGGCATTATTAATTCCATTTCTTTTCCATCTCTTTCTATTAAAACTTTATGGTCAACTACCAATAGTTTTTTTAAAATTTTATTATAATCATCAATTGTTTTTCCATCTACATTTAAAATTCTGTCGCCATTTTTAAACCCAAGGCTATAAAAAATAGAATCGTTAAAAGTAATACCGTATTTTAAAGAAGATACCGGCACTTTCTTTTCTCCCCATACCATCAATATCATGGCATAAATTAAAAAAGCAAGGATAATATTTACGGTTACGCCGCCAATCATTATGATCAATCTTTGCCAGGCCGGCTTACTGCGGAACTCATAAGGTTGCGGTGGGAGTTTTAATTGCTCTTTATCCATGCTTTCATCCACCATTCCCGCAATTTTTACATAACCGCCCAGGGGCAACCAGCCAATACCGTAAACGGTTTCACCAATTTTCTTTTTAAATAACGAAAACCAGGGATCAAAAAAAAGATAAAATTTTTCTACCCGGCATTTAAACCATTTTGCTGTAATGTAATGGCCAAATTCATGTAATATAACCAGTATGGATAATGACAATAACAGTTGGGCTACTTTTAGCCCTACACTACTCCAGTTAATTGCCAAAAAAATGGTATCTAAATTCATCAGGTAAATTATTTTTTAAATGAATAAGGCTGATGTGGGAATAAAATTTACTACTCCGGCATTAATAATTGAAAATCGGCTTACCCACACATTCATATTTTTATAATTTCATCATTGAGGCTGCAAAGTTACGTGCCTCGCCGTCGCTGTCAAAATATTCCTCCAGGTTAGGTTTTGCAATAAAGTTAACTTTTTGCATAGTTTTTTCCACAACGGCAGTAATATCTAAAAATCCAATACGGTTTTTAAGAAATGCCCACACGGCAATTTCGTTGGCTGCATTGAGGATGCAGGGCATATTTCCCCCTTTCTCCAATGCTTCTGCTGCCAGTGCAAGGTTGCGAAAGGTTTTAAAATCGGGTTCTTCAAAAGTAAGGCTTGAATATTTGCGAAAATTAAAGCGGGGAAAATCATTTTTAAGCCTGCTAGGGAAACCTAAAGCATATTGTATGGGCAATTTCATATCGGGCAACCCCATTTGTGCTTTAATGCTGCCATCGGCAAATTGCACCAGGCTATGAACAATGCTTTGTGGATGTATCACTACTTCTACCTGGCTGGGCTGCAAATTGAATAACCATTTTGCTTCTATCATTTCCAGGCCCTTATTCATTAAAGTGGCAGAGTCAATAGTAATTTTTGCCCCCATAGTCCAATTGGGATGTTGCAATGCATGATCTCGTTTTACATTTACCAGGAAGTTGGGTTTTTTACCTAAAAAAGGGCCGCCACTTGCCGTAAGAATAATTTTTTCTATAGGGTTTCTCGCCTCGCCTACCAGGCATTGAAATATGGCGGAGTGCTCACTGTCCACAGGCAATATTGGCGATTTATTTTCAAAAGCCTTATGCATTACTACATCGCCGGCAACCACAAGGGTTTCTTTATTGGCTAAAGCAATCATTTTACCTTTTTCAACCG contains:
- the rseP gene encoding RIP metalloprotease RseP, translating into MNLDTIFLAINWSSVGLKVAQLLLSLSILVILHEFGHYITAKWFKCRVEKFYLFFDPWFSLFKKKIGETVYGIGWLPLGGYVKIAGMVDESMDKEQLKLPPQPYEFRSKPAWQRLIIMIGGVTVNIILAFLIYAMILMVWGEKKVPVSSLKYGITFNDSIFYSLGFKNGDRILNVDGKTIDDYNKILKKLLVVDHKVLIERDGKEMELIMPQDLIGQLVEKRKKSDGPLISPRVPSLVTEVNDTSMVYKAGLRKGDYITAIDSIPAQYMDELRNIAATHKSTQVVLQVNRAGSNVSIPAKISNEGKIGFAGIAFVEQMDSLGILKYSVRKYGFFESLPAGVRRAGEELVFYIDQFKKILSPSTGAYKGVGGFKAMGSVFSGDTWDWEHFWTITAFFSIVLAFMNLLPIPALDGGHVLFTLIEMVTGRKPSDKFLEYAQIGGMIILLLLMLYANGNDWFGWGKGR
- a CDS encoding 1-deoxy-D-xylulose-5-phosphate reductoisomerase; the protein is MHAKKRIAVFGSTGSIGTQALDVVRSHPELFEVTILTAQTNDELLLQQAMEFKPALVVIGDDSKYTKLKADLASTNIKVVSGEEALVDAAALDSYDVMLAAIVGFAGLKPTLKAVEKGKMIALANKETLVVAGDVVMHKAFENKSPILPVDSEHSAIFQCLVGEARNPIEKIILTASGGPFLGKKPNFLVNVKRDHALQHPNWTMGAKITIDSATLMNKGLEMIEAKWLFNLQPSQVEVVIHPQSIVHSLVQFADGSIKAQMGLPDMKLPIQYALGFPSRLKNDFPRFNFRKYSSLTFEEPDFKTFRNLALAAEALEKGGNMPCILNAANEIAVWAFLKNRIGFLDITAVVEKTMQKVNFIAKPNLEEYFDSDGEARNFAASMMKL